Proteins from one Setaria italica strain Yugu1 chromosome V, Setaria_italica_v2.0, whole genome shotgun sequence genomic window:
- the LOC101752722 gene encoding uncharacterized protein At1g27050, giving the protein MTRRRRGKRGRTSPDPPAKRRRGGPPETDADGYPEPAPAQQPFSVMVAGLPPGCGVLELKSRLEAYGPISRARVDAAAATGYVTFRSGAAAVAAIAASLDPDGGITIGSKKVLVVQASDAPSNSKGVFRAAEPTGRSLHDATKNNENNDSAIPGSKAAAGVTYKAREIVAYDDLF; this is encoded by the exons AtgacacgccgccgccggggcaagCGCGGGCGCACGAGCCCAGACCCGCCGGCgaagcgccgccgcggaggcccgCCGGAGACAGATGCCGATGGCTATCCGGAGCCCGCTCCGGCTCAGCAGCCGTTTTCGGTGATGGTCGCAGGGCTGCCGCCCGGCTGCGGCGTGCTGGAGCTCAAGTCGCGGCTGGAGGCGTACGGCCCCATCTCGCGGGCCCGcgtggacgccgccgcggccaccgggTACGTGACCTTCCGGTccggcgcggccgccgtggcTGCCATTGCCGCGTCCCTCGACCCCGATGGCGGCATCACAATCGGATCCAAGAAG GTTTTAGTTGTACAGGCCAGCGATGCGCCAAGTAACTCAAAAGGTGTATTTCGAGCTGCTGAACCTACAGGGCGATCATTGCATGATGCGACAAAGAATAACGAAAACAATGATTCAGCCATCCCAGGTTccaaagcagcagcaggagtGACCTACAAAGCACGAGAAATAGTCGCCTACGATGATCTTTTCTAG
- the LOC101753134 gene encoding inositol hexakisphosphate and diphosphoinositol-pentakisphosphate kinase VIP1 isoform X2 — protein sequence MESRNDGCGGGGGSGGKIKIGVCVMEKKVSCSPMGQILERLRAFGEFEIIIFGDKVILQDPIESWPLCDCLIAFYSSGYPLEKAEKYAALRRSFLVNELAPQYLLHDRSKVYQQLKLYGVPVPTYAVVRREYPNEELNYFFEDDDFIEIHGKRFCKPFVEKPIDGDDHNIMIYYPSSAGGGMKELFRKVGNRSSEFYPDVRKVRRDGSYIYEEFMPTGGTDVKVYTVGPGYAHAEARKSPVVDGVVMRNSDGKEVRYPVLLTPSEKQIARSVCQAFRQAVCGFDLLRCDLGEARSYVCDVNGWSFVKTSYKYYDDAACILRKMFLDEKAPHISSTIPTSLPWKISEPAQPSDSVRCHERGTVGISRPSEELRCVIAVIRHGDRTPKQKVKLKVTEEKLLKLMLKYNGGKAHTEAKLKSALQLQDLLDATRILVPRARSGRESDSDVEVEHAEKLRQVRAVLEEGGHFSGIYRKVQLKPSNWVRIPKDNSQGEEEYPVEALMVLKYGGVLTHAGRKQAEELGRYFRNNMYPSEGPGLLRLHSTYRHDLKIYSSDEGRVQMSAAAFAKGLLDLEGELTPILVSLVSKDSSMLDGLQDGTTYINEAKAQLHDIITSSKVVNCNEPVEFPWMVDGAGVPENAAQLLTNLAELTKQITVQVKMLSDDEDEKAASDSDSPNYPYDQAKALGKAEIDMDRISTGLPCGSESFLLMFARWKKLERDLYNERKKRFDTTQIPDIYDSGKYDLLHNSHLNLTGLSDLFKVSQLLADGVIPNEYGINPKQKLKIGSKIARRLLGKILIDLHNTRREVTAAAAESNTHNDTKAVSSVKRKERCYYEEVRNECFERSRSNKKSIDLDESHKETKYCLDPKYANVFEPERRVRTRLYFTSESHIHSLMNVLRYCNLDESLNGEESLVCRSSLDRLLKTRELDYMSYIVLRMFENTEVPLEHPKRFRIEMTFSRGADISSLESGGKASLLPGDHTMPIMEPERLQEVGSYITLDKFDKMTRPFAMPAEDFPPAAPSQPLPVRFCKDVQLQGGKLHNSDMLSGISKRKTKKLQE from the exons ATGGAGTCGCGCAATGATGgttgtggtggcggcggcggcagtggtggcAAGATCAAGATTGGTGTCTGCGTCATGGAGAAGAAG GTGTCGTGTTCTCCCATGGGTCAGATTCTTGAGAGGCTGCGCGCGTTCGGCGAGTTCGAG ATTATAATTTTTGGTGACAAAGTGATCCTTCAAGATCCCATTGAAAG TTGGCCTTTATGTGATTGTCTGATTGCCTTTTACTCATCTGGGTATCCACTAGAGAAGGCAGAGAAATATGCTGCTTTACGAAG GTCTTTTTTGGTCAATGAGTTGGCCCCACAATACCTCCTCCATGACCGCAGCAAAGTATATCAG CAACTTAAATTGTATGGGGTTCCTGTTCCAACCTATGCTGTTGTCAGAAGAGAGTACCCTAATGAAGAACTAAACTACTTTTTTGAGGATGATGATTTTATTGAGATTCATGGGAAACGATTTTGCAAGCCTTTCGTGGAGAAACCCATTGATG GTGATGACCATAATATAATGATATACTATCCTAGCTCAGCTGGTGGTGGAATGAAAGAACTGTTCCGTAAG GTCGGTAATCGATCTAGTGAGTTTTATCCAGATGTGAGGAAGGTGAGGCGAGATGGATCTTACATTTATGAGGAGTTCATGCCTACAGGAGGGACAGATGTCAAG GTTTATACAGTTGGGCCCGGATATGCACATGCTGAAGCACGCAAGTCTCCAGTTGTTGATGGGGTTGTCATGAGAAATTCTGATGGAAAAGAG GTGCGCTATCCTGTTCTGCTAACCCCTTCCGAGAAACAAATCGCAAGGAGTGTTTGCCAAGCCTTCAGACAAGCG GTGTGTGGCTTTGATCTTCTAAGGTGTGACTTGGGAGAGGCAAGATCCTATGTATGTGATGTGAATGGCTGGAGTTTTGTGAAAACTTCATACAA GTACTATGATGATGCCGCATGCATTCTGAGGAAAATGTTTCTTGATGAGAAAGCTCCACATATTTCATCAACCATTCCTACTAGTCTTCCATGGAAAATCAGTGAGCCAGCCCAACCATCTGATTCTGTGAGATGTCATGAAAGGGGAACTGTTGGAATATCTAGGCCATCAGAAGAGTTGCGCTGTGTCATAGCTGTTATACGCCA TGGGGATCGCACACCAAAGCAGAAGGTGAAGCTAAAAGTAACTGAAGAAAAGCTTTTGAAGCTGATGTTGAAATACAATGGTGGAAAGGCTCACACAGAG GCAAAGCTTAAAAGCGCCTTGCAGCTCCAAGATCTGTTAGATGCAACAAGAATCCTTGTTCCACGAGCTAG ATCTGGTCGTGAAAGTGATAGTGACGTTGAAGTCGAGCACGCGGAGAAGCTACGCCAAGTTAGAGCCGTCCTTGAAGAG GGTGGACATTTTTCAGGTATCTATAGGAAGGTACAGCTAAAGCCATCAAACTGGGTCCGCATTCCTAAAGATAACAGTCAAGGGGAGGAGGAGTATCCAGTTGAAGCCCTAATGGTTCTTAAGTATGGTGGTGTTCTAACTCATGCAGGAAGGAAGCAG GCAGAGGAATTGGGAAGATACTTCAGAAATAATATGTATCCAA GTGAAGGACCAGGATTGCTTCGCCTCCACAGTACATATAGGCATGATCTGAAGATATACAGTTCAGATGAAGGTCGTGTTCAG ATGTCTGCTGCGGCTTTTGCAAAAGGCCTTCTTGATTTGGAGGGGGAGTTAACACCAATCCTG GTTTCGCTTGTCAGTAAGGACTCGTCCATGCTAGATGGACTTCAGGATGGTACTACTTACATAAATGAAGCGAAG GCTCAATTgcatgatatcatcacatcttCAAAAGTTGTAAATTGTAATGAGCCTGTGGAATTCCCATGGATGGTTGATGGAGCTGGAGTTCCTGAAAATGCTGCTCAGCTGCTCACAAATTTG GCTGAGTTGACAAAACAAATAACTGTGCAAGTAAAGATgctttctgatgatgaagatgagaaAGCTGCAAGTGATAGTGATTCACCGAATTATCCTTATGATCAAGCAAAAGCACTGGGAAAAGCAGAAATTGATATGGATCGTATTTCTACTGGATTGCCTTGTGGCAGTGAAAGCTTTCTTTTGATGTTTGCCCGTTGGAAGAAACTAGAGAGAGATCTCTACAATGAAAGGAAAAA GCGCTTTGACACTACGCAAATTCCTGATATATATGACTCTGGCAA GTATGACCTTCTTCATAACTCACATCTCAACCTTACTGGCCTGAGTGAtctcttcaaagtttctcag TTGCTTGCTGATGGTGTCATTCCAAATGAATATGGAATAAATCCAAAGCAGAAACTCAAAATTGGCTCAAAG ATAGCACGCCGTTTACTGGGAAAGATCCTAATTGACCTCCATAACACGAGGCGAGAGgttactgctgctgctgccgaatCTAACACACATAATGATACGAAGGCAGTGTCATCTGTTAAACGGAAAGAGAGGTGTTACTATGAGGAGGTTAGGAATGAATGTTTTGAAAGATCTCGCTCTAACAAGAAGTCGATTGATCTAGATGAATCCcacaaggaaacaaaatacTGCCTGGATCCAAA ATATGCCAATGTGTTTGAACCTGAGCGACGTGTCCGAACAAGGCTCTATTTTACATCG GAATCACATATACACTCTCTAATGAATGTACTTCGCTATTGCAATTTGGATGAATCTCTGAACGGAGAAGAGAGTCTTGTCTGCAGAAGTTCTCTAGATCGACTACTTAAAACACGAGAACTCGACTACATGAGTTACATTGTGTTGCGTATGTTTGAAAATACAGAG GTACCTTTGGAACACCCAAAGAGGTTCCGTATAGAGATGACATTTAGTCGCGGTGCAGATATAAGTTCCTTGGAG AGTGGAGGCAAAGCATCTTTGTTACCTGGTGACCACACAATGCCAATTATGGAGCCAGAGAGGCTGCAGGAAGTTGGATCATATATCACCTTGGACAAATTTGATAAAATGACTCGTCCATTCGCAATGCCAGCTGAAGATTTTCCTCCAGCTGCTCCTTCTCAACCTCTTCCAGTCCGCTTCTGCAAGGATGTCCAACTACAAGGAGGAAAATTG CATAATTCAGATATGCTGAGTGGTATATcaaaaagaaagacaaaaaagCTTCAGGAATAG
- the LOC101753134 gene encoding inositol hexakisphosphate and diphosphoinositol-pentakisphosphate kinase VIP1 isoform X1, translating to MESRNDGCGGGGGSGGKIKIGVCVMEKKVSCSPMGQILERLRAFGEFEIIIFGDKVILQDPIESWPLCDCLIAFYSSGYPLEKAEKYAALRRSFLVNELAPQYLLHDRSKVYQQLKLYGVPVPTYAVVRREYPNEELNYFFEDDDFIEIHGKRFCKPFVEKPIDGDDHNIMIYYPSSAGGGMKELFRKVGNRSSEFYPDVRKVRRDGSYIYEEFMPTGGTDVKVYTVGPGYAHAEARKSPVVDGVVMRNSDGKEVRYPVLLTPSEKQIARSVCQAFRQAVCGFDLLRCDLGEARSYVCDVNGWSFVKTSYKYYDDAACILRKMFLDEKAPHISSTIPTSLPWKISEPAQPSDSVRCHERGTVGISRPSEELRCVIAVIRHGDRTPKQKVKLKVTEEKLLKLMLKYNGGKAHTEAKLKSALQLQDLLDATRILVPRARSGRESDSDVEVEHAEKLRQVRAVLEEGGHFSGIYRKVQLKPSNWVRIPKDNSQGEEEYPVEALMVLKYGGVLTHAGRKQAEELGRYFRNNMYPSEGPGLLRLHSTYRHDLKIYSSDEGRVQMSAAAFAKGLLDLEGELTPILVSLVSKDSSMLDGLQDGTTYINEAKAQLHDIITSSKVVNCNEPVEFPWMVDGAGVPENAAQLLTNLAELTKQITVQVKMLSDDEDEKAASDSDSPNYPYDQAKALGKAEIDMDRISTGLPCGSESFLLMFARWKKLERDLYNERKKRFDTTQIPDIYDSGKYDLLHNSHLNLTGLSDLFKVSQLLADGVIPNEYGINPKQKLKIGSKIARRLLGKILIDLHNTRREVTAAAAESNTHNDTKAVSSVKRKERCYYEEVRNECFERSRSNKKSIDLDESHKETKYCLDPKYANVFEPERRVRTRLYFTSESHIHSLMNVLRYCNLDESLNGEESLVCRSSLDRLLKTRELDYMSYIVLRMFENTEVPLEHPKRFRIEMTFSRGADISSLESGGKASLLPGDHTMPIMEPERLQEVGSYITLDKFDKMTRPFAMPAEDFPPAAPSQPLPVRFCKDVQLQGGKLQHNSDMLSGISKRKTKKLQE from the exons ATGGAGTCGCGCAATGATGgttgtggtggcggcggcggcagtggtggcAAGATCAAGATTGGTGTCTGCGTCATGGAGAAGAAG GTGTCGTGTTCTCCCATGGGTCAGATTCTTGAGAGGCTGCGCGCGTTCGGCGAGTTCGAG ATTATAATTTTTGGTGACAAAGTGATCCTTCAAGATCCCATTGAAAG TTGGCCTTTATGTGATTGTCTGATTGCCTTTTACTCATCTGGGTATCCACTAGAGAAGGCAGAGAAATATGCTGCTTTACGAAG GTCTTTTTTGGTCAATGAGTTGGCCCCACAATACCTCCTCCATGACCGCAGCAAAGTATATCAG CAACTTAAATTGTATGGGGTTCCTGTTCCAACCTATGCTGTTGTCAGAAGAGAGTACCCTAATGAAGAACTAAACTACTTTTTTGAGGATGATGATTTTATTGAGATTCATGGGAAACGATTTTGCAAGCCTTTCGTGGAGAAACCCATTGATG GTGATGACCATAATATAATGATATACTATCCTAGCTCAGCTGGTGGTGGAATGAAAGAACTGTTCCGTAAG GTCGGTAATCGATCTAGTGAGTTTTATCCAGATGTGAGGAAGGTGAGGCGAGATGGATCTTACATTTATGAGGAGTTCATGCCTACAGGAGGGACAGATGTCAAG GTTTATACAGTTGGGCCCGGATATGCACATGCTGAAGCACGCAAGTCTCCAGTTGTTGATGGGGTTGTCATGAGAAATTCTGATGGAAAAGAG GTGCGCTATCCTGTTCTGCTAACCCCTTCCGAGAAACAAATCGCAAGGAGTGTTTGCCAAGCCTTCAGACAAGCG GTGTGTGGCTTTGATCTTCTAAGGTGTGACTTGGGAGAGGCAAGATCCTATGTATGTGATGTGAATGGCTGGAGTTTTGTGAAAACTTCATACAA GTACTATGATGATGCCGCATGCATTCTGAGGAAAATGTTTCTTGATGAGAAAGCTCCACATATTTCATCAACCATTCCTACTAGTCTTCCATGGAAAATCAGTGAGCCAGCCCAACCATCTGATTCTGTGAGATGTCATGAAAGGGGAACTGTTGGAATATCTAGGCCATCAGAAGAGTTGCGCTGTGTCATAGCTGTTATACGCCA TGGGGATCGCACACCAAAGCAGAAGGTGAAGCTAAAAGTAACTGAAGAAAAGCTTTTGAAGCTGATGTTGAAATACAATGGTGGAAAGGCTCACACAGAG GCAAAGCTTAAAAGCGCCTTGCAGCTCCAAGATCTGTTAGATGCAACAAGAATCCTTGTTCCACGAGCTAG ATCTGGTCGTGAAAGTGATAGTGACGTTGAAGTCGAGCACGCGGAGAAGCTACGCCAAGTTAGAGCCGTCCTTGAAGAG GGTGGACATTTTTCAGGTATCTATAGGAAGGTACAGCTAAAGCCATCAAACTGGGTCCGCATTCCTAAAGATAACAGTCAAGGGGAGGAGGAGTATCCAGTTGAAGCCCTAATGGTTCTTAAGTATGGTGGTGTTCTAACTCATGCAGGAAGGAAGCAG GCAGAGGAATTGGGAAGATACTTCAGAAATAATATGTATCCAA GTGAAGGACCAGGATTGCTTCGCCTCCACAGTACATATAGGCATGATCTGAAGATATACAGTTCAGATGAAGGTCGTGTTCAG ATGTCTGCTGCGGCTTTTGCAAAAGGCCTTCTTGATTTGGAGGGGGAGTTAACACCAATCCTG GTTTCGCTTGTCAGTAAGGACTCGTCCATGCTAGATGGACTTCAGGATGGTACTACTTACATAAATGAAGCGAAG GCTCAATTgcatgatatcatcacatcttCAAAAGTTGTAAATTGTAATGAGCCTGTGGAATTCCCATGGATGGTTGATGGAGCTGGAGTTCCTGAAAATGCTGCTCAGCTGCTCACAAATTTG GCTGAGTTGACAAAACAAATAACTGTGCAAGTAAAGATgctttctgatgatgaagatgagaaAGCTGCAAGTGATAGTGATTCACCGAATTATCCTTATGATCAAGCAAAAGCACTGGGAAAAGCAGAAATTGATATGGATCGTATTTCTACTGGATTGCCTTGTGGCAGTGAAAGCTTTCTTTTGATGTTTGCCCGTTGGAAGAAACTAGAGAGAGATCTCTACAATGAAAGGAAAAA GCGCTTTGACACTACGCAAATTCCTGATATATATGACTCTGGCAA GTATGACCTTCTTCATAACTCACATCTCAACCTTACTGGCCTGAGTGAtctcttcaaagtttctcag TTGCTTGCTGATGGTGTCATTCCAAATGAATATGGAATAAATCCAAAGCAGAAACTCAAAATTGGCTCAAAG ATAGCACGCCGTTTACTGGGAAAGATCCTAATTGACCTCCATAACACGAGGCGAGAGgttactgctgctgctgccgaatCTAACACACATAATGATACGAAGGCAGTGTCATCTGTTAAACGGAAAGAGAGGTGTTACTATGAGGAGGTTAGGAATGAATGTTTTGAAAGATCTCGCTCTAACAAGAAGTCGATTGATCTAGATGAATCCcacaaggaaacaaaatacTGCCTGGATCCAAA ATATGCCAATGTGTTTGAACCTGAGCGACGTGTCCGAACAAGGCTCTATTTTACATCG GAATCACATATACACTCTCTAATGAATGTACTTCGCTATTGCAATTTGGATGAATCTCTGAACGGAGAAGAGAGTCTTGTCTGCAGAAGTTCTCTAGATCGACTACTTAAAACACGAGAACTCGACTACATGAGTTACATTGTGTTGCGTATGTTTGAAAATACAGAG GTACCTTTGGAACACCCAAAGAGGTTCCGTATAGAGATGACATTTAGTCGCGGTGCAGATATAAGTTCCTTGGAG AGTGGAGGCAAAGCATCTTTGTTACCTGGTGACCACACAATGCCAATTATGGAGCCAGAGAGGCTGCAGGAAGTTGGATCATATATCACCTTGGACAAATTTGATAAAATGACTCGTCCATTCGCAATGCCAGCTGAAGATTTTCCTCCAGCTGCTCCTTCTCAACCTCTTCCAGTCCGCTTCTGCAAGGATGTCCAACTACAAGGAGGAAAATTG CAGCATAATTCAGATATGCTGAGTGGTATATcaaaaagaaagacaaaaaagCTTCAGGAATAG
- the LOC101753134 gene encoding inositol hexakisphosphate and diphosphoinositol-pentakisphosphate kinase VIP1 isoform X3 encodes MESRNDGCGGGGGSGGKIKIGVCVMEKKVSCSPMGQILERLRAFGEFEIIIFGDKVILQDPIESWPLCDCLIAFYSSGYPLEKAEKYAALRRSFLVNELAPQYLLHDRSKVYQQLKLYGVPVPTYAVVRREYPNEELNYFFEDDDFIEIHGKRFCKPFVEKPIDGDDHNIMIYYPSSAGGGMKELFRKVGNRSSEFYPDVRKVRRDGSYIYEEFMPTGGTDVKVYTVGPGYAHAEARKSPVVDGVVMRNSDGKEVRYPVLLTPSEKQIARSVCQAFRQAVCGFDLLRCDLGEARSYVCDVNGWSFVKTSYKYYDDAACILRKMFLDEKAPHISSTIPTSLPWKISEPAQPSDSVRCHERGTVGISRPSEELRCVIAVIRHGDRTPKQKVKLKVTEEKLLKLMLKYNGGKAHTEAKLKSALQLQDLLDATRILVPRARSGRESDSDVEVEHAEKLRQVRAVLEEGGHFSGIYRKVQLKPSNWVRIPKDNSQGEEEYPVEALMVLKYGGVLTHAGRKQAEELGRYFRNNMYPSEGPGLLRLHSTYRHDLKIYSSDEGRVQMSAAAFAKGLLDLEGELTPILVSLVSKDSSMLDGLQDGTTYINEAKAQLHDIITSSKVVNCNEPVEFPWMVDGAGVPENAAQLLTNLAELTKQITVQVKMLSDDEDEKAASDSDSPNYPYDQAKALGKAEIDMDRISTGLPCGSESFLLMFARWKKLERDLYNERKKRFDTTQIPDIYDSGKYDLLHNSHLNLTGLSDLFKVSQLLADGVIPNEYGINPKQKLKIGSKIARRLLGKILIDLHNTRREVTAAAAESNTHNDTKAVSSVKRKERCYYEEVRNECFERSRSNKKSIDLDESHKETKYCLDPKNHIYTL; translated from the exons ATGGAGTCGCGCAATGATGgttgtggtggcggcggcggcagtggtggcAAGATCAAGATTGGTGTCTGCGTCATGGAGAAGAAG GTGTCGTGTTCTCCCATGGGTCAGATTCTTGAGAGGCTGCGCGCGTTCGGCGAGTTCGAG ATTATAATTTTTGGTGACAAAGTGATCCTTCAAGATCCCATTGAAAG TTGGCCTTTATGTGATTGTCTGATTGCCTTTTACTCATCTGGGTATCCACTAGAGAAGGCAGAGAAATATGCTGCTTTACGAAG GTCTTTTTTGGTCAATGAGTTGGCCCCACAATACCTCCTCCATGACCGCAGCAAAGTATATCAG CAACTTAAATTGTATGGGGTTCCTGTTCCAACCTATGCTGTTGTCAGAAGAGAGTACCCTAATGAAGAACTAAACTACTTTTTTGAGGATGATGATTTTATTGAGATTCATGGGAAACGATTTTGCAAGCCTTTCGTGGAGAAACCCATTGATG GTGATGACCATAATATAATGATATACTATCCTAGCTCAGCTGGTGGTGGAATGAAAGAACTGTTCCGTAAG GTCGGTAATCGATCTAGTGAGTTTTATCCAGATGTGAGGAAGGTGAGGCGAGATGGATCTTACATTTATGAGGAGTTCATGCCTACAGGAGGGACAGATGTCAAG GTTTATACAGTTGGGCCCGGATATGCACATGCTGAAGCACGCAAGTCTCCAGTTGTTGATGGGGTTGTCATGAGAAATTCTGATGGAAAAGAG GTGCGCTATCCTGTTCTGCTAACCCCTTCCGAGAAACAAATCGCAAGGAGTGTTTGCCAAGCCTTCAGACAAGCG GTGTGTGGCTTTGATCTTCTAAGGTGTGACTTGGGAGAGGCAAGATCCTATGTATGTGATGTGAATGGCTGGAGTTTTGTGAAAACTTCATACAA GTACTATGATGATGCCGCATGCATTCTGAGGAAAATGTTTCTTGATGAGAAAGCTCCACATATTTCATCAACCATTCCTACTAGTCTTCCATGGAAAATCAGTGAGCCAGCCCAACCATCTGATTCTGTGAGATGTCATGAAAGGGGAACTGTTGGAATATCTAGGCCATCAGAAGAGTTGCGCTGTGTCATAGCTGTTATACGCCA TGGGGATCGCACACCAAAGCAGAAGGTGAAGCTAAAAGTAACTGAAGAAAAGCTTTTGAAGCTGATGTTGAAATACAATGGTGGAAAGGCTCACACAGAG GCAAAGCTTAAAAGCGCCTTGCAGCTCCAAGATCTGTTAGATGCAACAAGAATCCTTGTTCCACGAGCTAG ATCTGGTCGTGAAAGTGATAGTGACGTTGAAGTCGAGCACGCGGAGAAGCTACGCCAAGTTAGAGCCGTCCTTGAAGAG GGTGGACATTTTTCAGGTATCTATAGGAAGGTACAGCTAAAGCCATCAAACTGGGTCCGCATTCCTAAAGATAACAGTCAAGGGGAGGAGGAGTATCCAGTTGAAGCCCTAATGGTTCTTAAGTATGGTGGTGTTCTAACTCATGCAGGAAGGAAGCAG GCAGAGGAATTGGGAAGATACTTCAGAAATAATATGTATCCAA GTGAAGGACCAGGATTGCTTCGCCTCCACAGTACATATAGGCATGATCTGAAGATATACAGTTCAGATGAAGGTCGTGTTCAG ATGTCTGCTGCGGCTTTTGCAAAAGGCCTTCTTGATTTGGAGGGGGAGTTAACACCAATCCTG GTTTCGCTTGTCAGTAAGGACTCGTCCATGCTAGATGGACTTCAGGATGGTACTACTTACATAAATGAAGCGAAG GCTCAATTgcatgatatcatcacatcttCAAAAGTTGTAAATTGTAATGAGCCTGTGGAATTCCCATGGATGGTTGATGGAGCTGGAGTTCCTGAAAATGCTGCTCAGCTGCTCACAAATTTG GCTGAGTTGACAAAACAAATAACTGTGCAAGTAAAGATgctttctgatgatgaagatgagaaAGCTGCAAGTGATAGTGATTCACCGAATTATCCTTATGATCAAGCAAAAGCACTGGGAAAAGCAGAAATTGATATGGATCGTATTTCTACTGGATTGCCTTGTGGCAGTGAAAGCTTTCTTTTGATGTTTGCCCGTTGGAAGAAACTAGAGAGAGATCTCTACAATGAAAGGAAAAA GCGCTTTGACACTACGCAAATTCCTGATATATATGACTCTGGCAA GTATGACCTTCTTCATAACTCACATCTCAACCTTACTGGCCTGAGTGAtctcttcaaagtttctcag TTGCTTGCTGATGGTGTCATTCCAAATGAATATGGAATAAATCCAAAGCAGAAACTCAAAATTGGCTCAAAG ATAGCACGCCGTTTACTGGGAAAGATCCTAATTGACCTCCATAACACGAGGCGAGAGgttactgctgctgctgccgaatCTAACACACATAATGATACGAAGGCAGTGTCATCTGTTAAACGGAAAGAGAGGTGTTACTATGAGGAGGTTAGGAATGAATGTTTTGAAAGATCTCGCTCTAACAAGAAGTCGATTGATCTAGATGAATCCcacaaggaaacaaaatacTGCCTGGATCCAAA GAATCACATATACACTCTCTAA
- the LOC101753538 gene encoding ultraviolet-B receptor UVR8, with product MEAAAALGAAAAPEEGRGEEEAAEWAWSWGAGTDGQLGNGGFDDHHLPQPLLLPIRCRGRVSLVAGGGAHAIALTSAGEVFTWGRGTHGQLGHGNLDNVPHPKFVKFLENHIVTCVSAGWNHSGFATDSGQLFMCGDGSFGQLGTGDNHSRSLPFEVAYFTSRHVEKLALGMRHSLVLLKDNSVCGFGSARRGQVGKCTSRNEKSHNVPRIIDGFGDVKIVNIYANGDHSAALDEYGHLYIWGRALIGQHDNDQPWSVFPSLSISQVALGWHHALLLSGGELFTIGVYRHQKCDHPVPGNVVGQQSKTSATSSSHDGSSSVSTLEKVPCIDGEEVVQIASGTEHSALVTGSGSVFTWGWGEHGQLGLGDTSDQVVPQRVNLTVSPGSRGIYCGSGFTIAVDLA from the exons atggaggcggcggctgcgctTGGGGCGGCCGCTGCGCCGGAAGAGGgacggggagaggaggaggcggcggagtggGCGTGGAGCTGGGGCGCTGGCACGGACGGGCAGCTGGGGAACGGTGGCTTCGACGACCACCATCTCCCGCAGCCGCTGCTTCTCCCCATCCGATGCCGCGGCCGTGtctccctcgtcgccggcggcggcgcccacgcCATCGCCCTCACAA GTGCTGGTGAAGTATTTACTTGGGGTAGAGGTACACACGGTCAATTGGGTCATGGGAACTTGGACAACGTACCACATCCGAAGTTTGTTAAGTTCCTTGAAAATCATATAGTTACATGTGTGTCTGCCGGATGGAACCATTCTGGATTTGCTACAG ATTCTGGACAACTCTTCATGTGCGGAGATGGCTCATTTGGACAGCTTGGCACTGGTGATAACCACTCTAGGAGCTTGCCTTTTGAAGTGGCATACTTCACTTCAAGGCATGTTGAGAAACTTGCTCTAGGGATGCGCCATTCTCTTGTCCTATTGAAAG ATAATTCTGTGTGCGGATTTGGCTCTGCAAGACGAGGCCAAGTTGGTAAATGCACTTCTAGGAATGAAAAATCACATAATGTTCCTAGAATAATTGATGGCTTTGGAGATGTTAAGATAGTAAATATATATGCCAATGGAGATCATAGTGCTGCATTGGATG AATATGGTCATTTGTACATCTGGGGAAGAGCATTAATTGGGCAACATGACAATGATCAACCTTGGTCGGTTTTCCCCTCTTTGAGTATTTCTCAAGTGGCATTAGGATGGCATCATGCACTACTTTTATCTG GTGGAGAATTATTCACCATTGGTGTTTACCGCCACCAGAAGTGTGATCACCCTGTGCCAGGTAATGTAGTGGGGCAGCAATCAAAAACAAGTGCAACAAGCAGTTCTCATGATGGTTCATCTTCTGTGTCAACTTTGGAGAAGGTTCCCTGTATTGATGGAGAAGAGGTGGTGCAAATAGCAAGTGGAACTGAGCATTCTGCCTTGGTAACAG GTAGCGGGTCAGTCTTCACCTGGGGCTGGGGAGAGCATGGACAACTTGGTTTGGGTGACACCTCTGACCAGGTGGTTCCTCAGAGAGTTAACCTAACTGTTTCTCCTGGTTCGCGTGGCATCTATTGTGGGAGTGGATTTACCATCGCGGTGGACTTAGCATAG